A stretch of Acidovorax sp. DW039 DNA encodes these proteins:
- a CDS encoding helix-turn-helix domain-containing protein, protein MNAAPATTPMNAATSRAGGFMAERLRAKGWSIRDAAQYLGVSRQRLYTVFDDPGRARLWECAIAGMPVCTAQIKEELRASRKASAQAKPKHVAPPSEHPPEFEPGDKVIAIRSSGLADEDEEALIVSVRGTKKAGDLAILVQGPSGEDWLPEKDFHHYFSSTGLNTYRP, encoded by the coding sequence ATGAACGCTGCCCCTGCCACCACCCCCATGAATGCAGCCACGTCGCGGGCTGGCGGCTTCATGGCAGAGCGCCTGCGTGCCAAGGGCTGGTCGATTCGGGACGCCGCGCAATACCTGGGGGTCTCGCGCCAGAGGCTGTACACCGTGTTTGATGACCCAGGCCGCGCCAGGCTGTGGGAGTGCGCCATCGCCGGAATGCCTGTGTGCACTGCTCAGATCAAGGAAGAGTTGCGTGCTTCACGCAAGGCCAGCGCCCAAGCCAAGCCAAAGCACGTAGCGCCCCCCAGCGAGCACCCCCCCGAGTTTGAGCCAGGCGATAAGGTCATCGCCATCAGGTCATCCGGTCTCGCAGACGAGGATGAGGAGGCGCTGATCGTGAGCGTGAGGGGAACCAAGAAGGCTGGGGACCTTGCCATTTTGGTGCAAGGTCCTTCGGGCGAAGACTGGCTCCCAGAAAAAGACTTCCACCATTACTTCTCGTCCACCGGCCTGAACACTTACCGTCCATAA
- a CDS encoding DUF1817 domain-containing protein yields MSDDRKIIFLRTDADGLANSTGEVLVVLELSRREIETGNIASALERLMVMTDTKQNALRFQECLLLNVTGYDDDPRELAEVPEVRRFMGALIQQWPHWMWFLARDSGAIPLLMSLLCKVQITRIDDMVGMAILDREELNAKMNDLLERGEAMFRAFEISTALSQASAISARAELNMP; encoded by the coding sequence ATGAGCGACGACCGCAAAATCATTTTCCTGCGCACTGACGCAGACGGCTTGGCTAACTCCACAGGGGAGGTCCTTGTTGTGCTGGAGCTGTCCAGGCGCGAGATCGAAACCGGCAACATCGCCAGCGCTTTGGAGCGACTGATGGTGATGACAGACACCAAGCAAAACGCCCTGCGCTTTCAGGAATGCCTGCTTCTCAACGTCACCGGCTACGACGATGATCCCCGTGAACTGGCCGAGGTCCCAGAGGTCAGACGCTTCATGGGAGCCCTGATTCAGCAGTGGCCGCACTGGATGTGGTTCCTGGCCAGGGACTCTGGCGCCATTCCGCTGCTCATGAGCTTGCTTTGTAAGGTACAGATCACCCGCATTGATGACATGGTGGGCATGGCCATCCTTGACAGAGAAGAGCTGAACGCGAAGATGAATGATCTGCTGGAGCGTGGCGAGGCGATGTTCAGGGCATTCGAGATCAGCACAGCCCTCTCCCAGGCGTCAGCCATCAGTGCCCGAGCTGAGCTGAACATGCCATGA
- a CDS encoding site-specific integrase, with protein sequence MNDLTPYHHPIRPRSDDAALTLITRYITDDLAAIRAFLDTYSNKSRHTTRSYEKECYRFLVWLRARQSPEPDLLPEVQPQDINDYLQFLRRPRPFDEEYLLSQGWDHQPFRKPLSEESIKHTVTVLFRMYTAMRELRRSRDVPYAMFNPVKLAHDGIAGTTQDEDIEQALTDQEWDAVQRAVEALPRDTERNQKHYHRARWLTQLLYRAYLRREEAALLTMGCFQASQDGWNIKFVGKGNKRANIVATAKLMDELRLYRTSLGLPPLPAYGETTPAILAVTGKGKGVSHQAIYLICKEIFAAAADLIEPEDAAAAERLRRASPHWMRHTGVSHSMEAGVDPRYVQAQARHSSLKVTAVYDHKKRRAWRNALEVSTAKEKPVGE encoded by the coding sequence ATGAACGACCTGACCCCTTACCACCATCCGATTAGGCCCCGTTCTGACGATGCCGCGTTGACGCTGATCACGCGGTACATCACCGACGATCTGGCAGCGATACGGGCCTTTTTGGACACCTACTCCAACAAGTCACGCCACACGACCCGCTCCTACGAAAAAGAGTGCTACCGCTTCCTGGTGTGGCTGCGCGCCAGGCAATCACCCGAGCCAGACTTGTTGCCCGAGGTGCAGCCGCAGGACATCAACGACTACCTGCAGTTTCTGAGAAGGCCCCGTCCCTTTGATGAGGAGTATCTACTCTCGCAGGGCTGGGACCATCAGCCGTTCAGAAAACCGCTGTCCGAAGAGTCCATCAAGCACACCGTCACGGTGCTGTTTCGGATGTACACGGCCATGCGAGAGCTTCGCCGCTCGCGCGATGTTCCCTACGCCATGTTCAATCCGGTCAAGCTCGCCCACGATGGCATCGCTGGCACCACGCAGGACGAAGATATCGAGCAAGCCCTGACAGATCAGGAGTGGGATGCAGTGCAGCGCGCAGTAGAGGCCCTGCCGCGCGACACCGAGCGTAATCAAAAGCACTACCACCGGGCCCGCTGGCTCACCCAGCTGCTTTACCGTGCCTACCTGCGGCGCGAAGAAGCGGCGCTTTTGACGATGGGGTGTTTCCAAGCGAGTCAAGACGGGTGGAACATCAAGTTTGTGGGCAAGGGCAACAAGAGGGCGAACATCGTTGCCACGGCCAAGCTCATGGACGAGCTGCGCCTGTACCGCACCTCACTGGGACTGCCCCCACTTCCAGCATACGGAGAGACCACTCCTGCCATTCTGGCTGTCACCGGCAAGGGAAAAGGTGTCAGCCACCAAGCCATCTATCTGATCTGCAAAGAAATCTTCGCAGCAGCAGCCGACCTGATAGAGCCAGAGGATGCGGCGGCAGCTGAGAGGCTGCGAAGGGCATCACCACACTGGATGCGGCATACCGGTGTTTCGCACTCAATGGAGGCGGGTGTGGACCCTCGTTACGTCCAAGCTCAAGCACGGCACTCCAGTCTGAAAGTGACCGCTGTTTACGACCACAAGAAGCGTCGGGCTTGGAGAAACGCCCTCGAAGTGTCTACCGCCAAAGAGAAGCCGGTCGGGGAATAA
- a CDS encoding HipA domain-containing protein, producing the protein MTFDRNPYARPPSDVFVFAYVADEHGAGFVPAGSLEGANTMQPVFVYGKRYVQRPYAVEVDPVALPLKDEEGGAKRFVLAGLTEFGGIRDAAPDAWGRRVIENKLKVTVNKLPEVAYLLEAGSDRVGALDVRLARDSEATAPVSAEMDLTRLLEAADRIENEEPVGEDLAIYFGSLGSAGGARPKASVRTDDGVLWLAKFPSKSDRACNAVLEAGAMELARAAGLRVPPIEVKQVCDTKVLFIRRFDRYWAEPGVVPDPDKESWEPLKGPSLESIEGRIGFCSALTLMGIDEHDAIRSSYKALAEQMRARALPRYLARDLRELFKRQALNIFVTNTDDHLRNHGFLYQVAAKGWTLSPLYDVLPMSVVAQERMLHLEVGERGRLATLDNLMTHWAVYFSSRMEALKALHEVWLVARAWKPFFEKFGASQKDMAYLEGAIRRLDQIASPELENTLRGFRR; encoded by the coding sequence ATGACTTTTGACCGTAACCCCTACGCCCGTCCTCCCAGTGACGTTTTTGTGTTCGCATACGTGGCGGATGAGCATGGCGCTGGCTTCGTACCAGCGGGTTCGCTGGAGGGTGCCAACACCATGCAGCCGGTATTCGTCTACGGCAAGCGCTATGTGCAGCGCCCCTACGCAGTCGAGGTGGACCCCGTCGCCTTGCCACTGAAGGATGAGGAAGGTGGGGCCAAGCGCTTCGTCTTGGCTGGACTCACGGAGTTCGGGGGTATCCGCGACGCTGCCCCTGATGCCTGGGGGCGTAGGGTCATTGAGAATAAGCTCAAAGTAACTGTAAACAAGTTGCCGGAAGTGGCCTATCTCTTGGAAGCGGGCTCAGACCGGGTGGGTGCCTTGGATGTGCGCCTCGCGCGAGACTCCGAGGCTACGGCCCCGGTGTCTGCCGAGATGGACCTGACGCGCCTTCTGGAGGCGGCAGACCGCATCGAGAATGAGGAACCCGTCGGGGAGGACCTCGCCATATACTTCGGAAGCCTTGGGAGCGCCGGCGGCGCGCGTCCTAAAGCTTCCGTGCGCACCGATGACGGTGTTCTCTGGCTCGCCAAGTTCCCATCCAAATCAGACCGCGCCTGTAACGCTGTCCTCGAAGCTGGTGCAATGGAGCTTGCGCGTGCCGCGGGACTTCGTGTGCCTCCCATAGAGGTCAAGCAGGTATGCGATACCAAGGTACTGTTCATCCGGCGATTCGACCGCTACTGGGCAGAGCCTGGGGTCGTTCCTGACCCCGACAAAGAGAGTTGGGAGCCGTTGAAGGGACCTAGTCTGGAGTCTATTGAAGGCCGCATAGGGTTTTGCTCGGCACTCACACTCATGGGCATCGATGAACATGACGCAATACGTAGCTCCTACAAGGCCTTGGCTGAGCAAATGCGTGCCCGCGCGCTCCCCAGGTACCTTGCGCGCGACTTGCGTGAGCTGTTTAAGCGTCAGGCTCTCAACATCTTCGTCACTAACACTGATGACCACTTGCGTAATCATGGATTCCTGTACCAGGTCGCAGCCAAAGGATGGACGCTCAGCCCGCTCTATGACGTACTCCCTATGAGCGTTGTTGCCCAGGAACGGATGCTGCACTTGGAGGTTGGGGAAAGGGGTAGGCTAGCCACCCTGGACAACCTCATGACCCACTGGGCGGTATACTTTTCGAGCAGGATGGAAGCGCTGAAGGCGCTGCACGAGGTGTGGCTGGTGGCTCGTGCGTGGAAGCCATTTTTCGAGAAGTTTGGTGCCTCTCAAAAGGACATGGCATACCTCGAGGGGGCTATTCGGAGGTTGGACCAAATTGCATCTCCAGAGCTCGAAAATACGCTACGGGGTTTCCGGCGCTAA
- a CDS encoding helix-turn-helix domain-containing protein — MKYDESLRTPDVRLKEAEQIGAHLRKLRIARSMTQSEAAARAGVSRSTAVLLEKGDESRTLSQVLRYLHALEPELTLVGLLTDKSAAVRVFNEAPLIQRVYKSNASARRKIAVSTFGNKSGSTATFRSDAGQSTEMTAMRKVEKDPYDF; from the coding sequence ATGAAGTACGACGAATCACTCCGCACGCCTGATGTCCGCCTGAAAGAGGCAGAGCAGATTGGCGCCCATCTCCGCAAACTGCGCATTGCGCGCAGCATGACCCAGAGTGAGGCGGCAGCGCGCGCAGGTGTTTCTAGGTCCACCGCGGTGCTACTGGAGAAGGGGGACGAAAGCCGAACGCTCTCGCAGGTCCTGCGCTACTTACATGCCCTAGAGCCCGAGCTGACCCTGGTTGGCTTACTGACAGACAAGTCGGCGGCGGTGCGTGTTTTCAATGAGGCTCCCCTCATCCAGCGCGTCTACAAGTCGAATGCAAGCGCCAGACGCAAGATCGCAGTCTCCACTTTTGGTAACAAAAGTGGGTCCACAGCGACCTTTAGGTCTGATGCTGGGCAATCTACCGAAATGACCGCCATGCGCAAGGTTGAAAAAGACCCATATGACTTTTGA
- the mobI gene encoding conjugative transfer protein MobI(A/C) → MTALETCIMELYNQAVTAADDYMAFVDREEARATGWESRATLQLSCVPRGNHLDLKWTGVRWYGPKNNRKMARVRITTVGETMSYSKDKLTPFAKEWEIDKVMETEAKLHAIRRKAKHIVKSMTYVRNALKVYKANGGGDEDISEEDSAK, encoded by the coding sequence ATGACCGCACTGGAGACCTGCATCATGGAGCTGTACAACCAGGCAGTCACGGCTGCCGATGACTACATGGCCTTTGTAGACCGTGAGGAGGCCAGGGCGACAGGCTGGGAGTCTCGAGCCACACTGCAGCTGTCATGCGTTCCACGTGGCAATCACTTGGATCTGAAATGGACTGGTGTCAGATGGTACGGACCAAAGAACAATCGAAAGATGGCTCGTGTTCGAATCACCACTGTAGGTGAAACTATGTCTTATTCAAAAGATAAGTTGACTCCGTTTGCCAAAGAATGGGAAATCGACAAGGTGATGGAGACTGAAGCCAAATTGCATGCGATAAGACGAAAAGCAAAACACATCGTTAAGTCGATGACGTATGTGAGAAACGCACTCAAAGTCTACAAGGCCAACGGAGGAGGCGATGAAGATATTTCGGAAGAGGATTCGGCCAAATAG
- a CDS encoding AAA family ATPase → MDTRAISRKSTELSRTMASQELADALNAELRCLKVHELYIGMKPESPGGKTQFKLTLQLPGGGAPSAVLSEGEQRAIAIASFLAEIKLGKGKGGIVFDDPVSSLDHRRRWEVAERLAHESKVRQVIIFTHDIYFLAILEQKAEAVGASLAKNYIRRTANGFGVHSQSLPFDVEGTKARVGQLRQMQVDAQRAKKDGDDDRHRMLTTAAYGRLRLAWERCVEEVLFNGVVQRFGEGVSTQKLKAVVVTDDDYKQIEAGMSKSSKFEHDAASPVGRLPIPDPEELLADIENLEAFRVAVDKRNRQGIPARA, encoded by the coding sequence ATGGATACACGCGCGATATCTCGCAAATCCACAGAGCTTTCACGGACGATGGCCAGCCAAGAACTCGCTGATGCGCTCAATGCTGAGCTTCGCTGCCTCAAAGTCCATGAGCTGTATATCGGCATGAAGCCCGAGTCCCCAGGGGGCAAAACTCAATTCAAGCTGACGCTGCAGCTTCCCGGAGGTGGCGCGCCATCCGCAGTCCTAAGCGAAGGTGAACAACGTGCGATCGCCATCGCATCCTTCTTGGCGGAGATCAAACTCGGAAAGGGCAAAGGTGGCATCGTCTTTGACGACCCCGTCTCCTCCCTTGACCATCGACGCCGGTGGGAGGTGGCAGAGCGCCTCGCGCATGAATCAAAAGTCAGGCAGGTGATCATCTTCACCCACGACATCTACTTCCTCGCAATCTTGGAGCAGAAGGCTGAGGCCGTTGGCGCATCGCTGGCCAAGAACTACATCCGAAGGACTGCCAACGGCTTTGGCGTTCACTCCCAAAGTCTCCCGTTCGATGTCGAAGGAACCAAGGCGCGTGTGGGTCAATTACGGCAAATGCAGGTAGATGCCCAGCGAGCCAAGAAAGACGGAGATGATGACCGCCATCGAATGCTAACGACTGCGGCTTACGGGCGACTGCGCCTAGCCTGGGAGCGTTGCGTCGAAGAGGTCTTGTTCAATGGCGTTGTCCAGCGTTTTGGCGAAGGCGTGTCCACACAAAAGCTCAAAGCCGTTGTAGTGACTGACGATGACTACAAGCAGATAGAAGCTGGTATGTCGAAGAGCTCGAAGTTTGAGCACGATGCGGCCAGCCCGGTTGGACGGCTTCCAATTCCGGATCCAGAAGAACTCTTGGCAGACATCGAAAACCTTGAAGCTTTCCGCGTGGCAGTGGACAAACGTAATCGGCAGGGAATACCAGCGCGGGCATAG